The following are encoded together in the Fuerstiella sp. genome:
- a CDS encoding DUF1553 domain-containing protein, with protein MTGYGFLRVAVISSALLCCLVEKARTQSTGDGQNSLSADSSSKVGFADDILPLLRQRCFECHQGSNSVSGVRLDHYAKILGETDGMPMVVPGKSSHSLLMHLVTGSVEGKLMPPADFGPPLNPEEIELLRAWIDQGVAWDGELLPDPNRTLAGQHWAFRSVQRPVIPNVVPKLRAGNPGLMGSSNDVHPIDAFVGAWHSELNIKASRPASKRTLFRRLHLVLHGVLPSSDEMDAFMNDRSPRAWRSLVENALSSEHFGERIARHWLDSARWAESEGFAQNNDRSFAWRYRDYVIDSFNSDKPYTEFLRQQIAGDELEPYSDENLIATGYLAAARISADDLHFYRVENDMYTDIVNALSSSVLGLTVGCAQCHDHKFDPISQRDFYRLQAFFKRGLPGNVVLADTPRPKDLDKVAQELLNLDLKVRQRVLSDGFNEHSSPMRNLLHTAESERTLAQEQTYRPARIKLNIRVAGCNSYRINAAEKKQLDNLRDQLDAMLPSVSQTWAFYSPVTSPHQLSTLPMKGNFPLMHDRKRLADCRSYLLGRGQIFRPVAIVTPGWPSAFGPSLSPHLKSRPRTVLSDWLSDGDNPLTARVWVNRIWQMHFGRGLVETPGNFGIRGSRPTHPKLLDWLASELMDNNWSSKHIHRLIVTSRTWQQSSKSPVQLSDPENRYLWRWPRRRLEAEAIHDSMLAASGELDRSVGGPSVPLGEQATSVRRGIYLFQKRDAPPAMQQLFDGPTAMAESCVERHVSTSPLQSLYLLNNDFARDRSRALAHRISHRDSKEVDRQIDYAFKFVLGRPPDEIERGAARAFFAKQNRTLSRSSDTHTSEHTGGHGQRVPTQYLSLWLRADVGVQSVTGDPIQDNDRVLSWVDQTGGDNRFASSLSQTTGSRQPRFVSRPLERMSGLPVIRFAGGPFGQSDHFLSCADQHEFDVTDGYTLFATVRFNGSGQRNEVVFVKGRNGGNDIATVALMRRASSGMISVGQNINGEWGDRIQSSRGVADGVPVLIVVRWNGSKLELDVWDHERQLSDETVELKGVIDPGSGGQAAVGGYIDAFSDYGERLNGDVGEILFYRDALSDTQTARTVEYLQDRWLQGPEPMTGLELFSQALLNLNEFCYIE; from the coding sequence GTGACTGGCTACGGATTTTTACGGGTTGCTGTGATTTCCTCTGCACTGTTGTGTTGCTTAGTGGAGAAAGCAAGAACACAAAGTACTGGTGATGGACAGAACAGTCTTTCGGCTGATTCGAGTTCAAAAGTGGGTTTCGCAGATGACATTCTGCCTTTGCTGCGTCAGCGTTGTTTTGAGTGTCATCAGGGATCAAATTCGGTATCCGGCGTTCGTCTGGACCATTACGCAAAAATATTGGGAGAGACAGATGGGATGCCCATGGTTGTCCCCGGAAAAAGTTCCCATAGTCTGCTGATGCACCTCGTGACAGGCTCTGTCGAGGGCAAGTTAATGCCGCCAGCAGATTTCGGTCCCCCACTGAACCCCGAAGAGATTGAACTGCTACGTGCCTGGATCGATCAGGGTGTTGCGTGGGACGGAGAATTACTGCCCGATCCGAATCGGACACTTGCAGGACAGCACTGGGCGTTTCGCTCGGTTCAGCGGCCAGTGATTCCGAATGTTGTTCCCAAATTGCGAGCCGGTAATCCGGGACTGATGGGGAGTTCGAATGACGTACATCCGATTGATGCTTTTGTCGGAGCCTGGCACAGCGAACTGAACATTAAAGCATCCCGGCCGGCATCGAAACGAACACTGTTTCGGCGATTGCACCTTGTTCTGCACGGTGTGCTGCCCTCGTCGGATGAGATGGATGCTTTCATGAACGACAGATCTCCTCGTGCCTGGAGGTCACTGGTGGAAAACGCACTCAGTTCTGAGCATTTTGGGGAACGGATCGCTCGCCACTGGCTGGACTCTGCCCGCTGGGCTGAATCCGAAGGATTTGCTCAAAACAATGATCGGTCTTTTGCCTGGCGATATCGTGACTACGTGATTGACAGCTTCAACAGCGACAAGCCATACACAGAATTTCTTCGCCAGCAAATTGCCGGGGATGAACTGGAACCTTACAGCGACGAAAACTTGATTGCGACCGGTTATCTGGCGGCTGCCCGAATCAGTGCGGACGACCTTCACTTTTACCGCGTTGAAAACGATATGTACACTGACATTGTTAATGCACTTTCCAGCTCAGTACTGGGCCTGACCGTCGGCTGTGCTCAATGTCACGACCATAAATTCGATCCGATCAGCCAGCGGGATTTCTATCGACTGCAGGCTTTTTTCAAACGAGGACTGCCTGGTAATGTTGTTCTGGCGGACACTCCGCGGCCAAAGGACCTGGATAAGGTAGCTCAGGAACTCCTGAATCTGGATCTGAAGGTACGACAGCGAGTTTTGTCTGATGGATTTAACGAGCATTCATCGCCAATGCGCAACCTGCTCCACACCGCAGAGTCTGAACGCACCTTGGCGCAGGAACAAACTTATCGACCTGCACGAATCAAATTGAATATTCGTGTCGCCGGATGCAACAGCTATCGCATCAATGCAGCAGAGAAGAAACAGCTCGACAATTTGCGGGACCAGCTCGATGCGATGCTTCCGTCTGTTTCGCAGACCTGGGCGTTCTATTCGCCGGTGACGAGCCCGCATCAGTTGAGTACGCTGCCGATGAAAGGCAATTTTCCGTTGATGCATGACAGAAAGCGTCTGGCGGATTGTCGTAGTTATCTGCTGGGGCGAGGACAGATTTTTCGGCCGGTTGCGATTGTTACGCCTGGCTGGCCCTCTGCGTTCGGTCCTTCGTTGTCTCCTCATCTGAAATCACGTCCTCGCACGGTGTTGAGTGACTGGTTAAGTGACGGAGACAATCCCCTGACGGCTCGGGTCTGGGTGAACCGTATCTGGCAAATGCACTTTGGGCGTGGTTTGGTGGAGACGCCTGGCAATTTTGGAATTCGTGGCAGTCGACCGACTCACCCGAAACTGCTGGACTGGCTGGCGTCGGAGTTGATGGATAACAACTGGAGCTCGAAACACATTCATCGCCTGATTGTGACCTCGCGAACATGGCAACAGTCTTCGAAATCACCGGTTCAATTGTCGGATCCCGAAAACCGTTACCTTTGGCGGTGGCCGCGACGACGCCTGGAAGCGGAAGCAATCCACGATTCCATGCTGGCTGCCAGCGGAGAGCTGGACCGGAGCGTAGGCGGACCCAGCGTTCCGCTTGGCGAACAGGCAACCAGTGTTCGTCGAGGTATATATCTGTTTCAGAAACGAGACGCACCGCCGGCCATGCAGCAGTTGTTTGACGGACCAACCGCCATGGCTGAATCGTGTGTCGAACGACATGTGTCGACGAGCCCCCTGCAGTCGCTGTATTTGCTTAATAACGATTTTGCTCGGGATCGCAGTCGAGCACTGGCGCATCGAATCAGCCACCGTGACAGTAAAGAAGTTGATCGTCAGATCGATTACGCATTCAAATTTGTGTTGGGACGTCCGCCTGACGAGATTGAACGTGGGGCCGCCAGGGCTTTTTTTGCGAAACAGAACAGGACCCTGTCCCGGTCTTCGGACACGCATACATCTGAACATACCGGAGGACACGGACAGCGGGTGCCAACCCAATACCTCAGTCTGTGGCTGCGTGCTGATGTTGGTGTGCAGTCGGTAACGGGGGACCCAATCCAGGATAACGACCGTGTGTTATCATGGGTCGATCAGACCGGGGGGGACAACCGTTTTGCCAGCAGCCTCAGTCAGACAACGGGTTCTCGTCAGCCACGTTTCGTGAGCAGGCCGCTGGAGAGAATGAGTGGTTTGCCTGTGATCCGCTTCGCAGGTGGCCCGTTCGGACAGTCAGATCATTTTCTGTCATGCGCCGACCAGCATGAATTCGATGTTACTGACGGATACACCCTGTTTGCCACAGTGCGATTCAACGGCAGTGGGCAGCGAAATGAAGTGGTTTTCGTCAAGGGACGCAACGGTGGAAATGACATTGCAACGGTGGCGCTGATGCGAAGAGCGTCCAGTGGTATGATTTCTGTTGGACAGAATATAAACGGCGAGTGGGGGGATCGTATTCAAAGTTCCCGTGGCGTGGCCGACGGTGTTCCCGTGCTGATCGTTGTCCGCTGGAATGGATCGAAGCTGGAGCTGGATGTATGGGATCATGAACGGCAACTCTCTGATGAAACGGTTGAACTCAAAGGAGTCATCGATCCGGGTTCAGGCGGCCAGGCTGCCGTTGGTGGTTATATCGACGCTTTTTCTGACTACGGGGAACGACTGAACGGAGACGTGGGGGAGATTCTGTTCTATCGTGATGCATTGTCAGATACACAGACTGCCAGGACTGTGGAGTATCTGCAGGATCGGTGGCTTCAGGGGCCGGAGCCAATGACGGGCTTGGAACTGTTTAGTCAGGCTCTGTTGAATTTGAATGAATTCTGTTACATAGAATAG
- a CDS encoding DUF1501 domain-containing protein produces the protein MAENQPANINRSRPTHPPAATNVVFLFMAGGPSHVDTYDPKPELTRLDGQVTPKSIQQHFQASAVQGNGTRTLMASPFRFRRFGESGLWASNLVEHTAEHIDDLCIVRSIQHDTVIHVPGEYVMTTGTIGGDRPSLGAWINYGLGSENQNLPGFVVIGGGPRPTYAPGFLPSESQGTALGNVSDGIPNLNMPHGVSTEQRQDQLRLIDRLNARHLHQFVDDTSELEARIRSYELAFRMQLAAPEAFDLSRETEATQRLYGLDDDRTRNIGEQCLLTRRLIERGVRFIQLRVEGWDSHDDLLGGHTAAAGKSDKPIAGLIADLRRRGLLDSTLLVWGGEFGRTPGVEKKGGRDHSPGGFTMWLAGGGIRGGQTIGETDDVGYTAIDRVVTPADFHATILHAMGIDQHDLQFEHRGRQEIATFNGGSVLKEAFS, from the coding sequence TTGGCAGAAAACCAGCCGGCCAATATCAACAGGAGTCGGCCCACGCATCCTCCTGCTGCGACAAATGTCGTGTTCCTGTTTATGGCCGGAGGACCAAGTCACGTTGATACCTACGACCCGAAACCGGAACTTACGCGACTGGACGGTCAGGTCACGCCGAAAAGTATTCAACAGCACTTTCAGGCATCCGCCGTGCAGGGCAACGGTACACGGACGCTGATGGCGAGTCCGTTTCGATTTCGTCGCTTTGGAGAAAGTGGACTGTGGGCCTCAAATCTTGTTGAACACACGGCTGAGCACATTGATGACCTGTGTATCGTGCGCAGTATTCAGCACGACACGGTCATTCATGTTCCCGGTGAATATGTGATGACCACGGGAACTATTGGTGGTGACCGCCCCAGTCTCGGAGCCTGGATCAACTATGGTCTGGGGAGCGAAAATCAGAACCTTCCGGGATTTGTCGTGATTGGCGGAGGACCCAGGCCGACATACGCTCCTGGTTTTTTGCCTTCAGAATCTCAGGGGACGGCACTTGGCAATGTCTCGGACGGCATTCCGAACCTCAACATGCCGCATGGAGTCAGTACTGAACAACGGCAGGATCAGCTCCGTCTGATCGATCGGCTCAATGCACGCCATCTGCATCAATTCGTGGATGACACTAGTGAGCTTGAGGCGAGAATCCGGAGTTATGAGCTTGCGTTTCGCATGCAGTTGGCAGCGCCTGAAGCCTTTGACTTATCGCGGGAGACCGAAGCCACTCAGCGACTGTATGGCCTGGATGACGACCGAACTCGCAATATCGGTGAGCAGTGCCTGCTCACTCGACGTCTGATTGAACGCGGGGTGCGGTTCATTCAGTTGCGCGTAGAAGGATGGGATTCGCATGATGATCTGCTTGGTGGACATACCGCAGCGGCCGGCAAGTCCGACAAACCAATTGCCGGTCTGATCGCGGACCTCAGACGACGCGGGCTGCTTGACTCCACTTTACTGGTGTGGGGTGGTGAATTTGGACGGACGCCGGGTGTGGAAAAGAAAGGTGGTCGGGACCATTCACCGGGCGGTTTTACGATGTGGCTGGCGGGCGGCGGAATTCGTGGCGGTCAGACGATTGGTGAAACGGACGACGTTGGTTACACCGCAATCGACCGTGTTGTGACTCCTGCAGACTTTCATGCAACGATTCTGCACGCGATGGGCATTGACCAGCACGACCTGCAGTTCGAACACCGTGGCAGGCAGGAAATCGCGACCTTTAATGGCGGCAGTGTTTTGAAAGAGGCATTTTCCTGA
- a CDS encoding PPC domain-containing protein, translating into MPRCVLCFMLLVGALGTVDQANAQAVPSKALSSTHIFPAGAQRGTDVGLRIGAECSPPGTKFSMIGKGLNATSVLTEELSPLGEPSPRRLPTLTAISYPREWAGSVSIAKDAPLGPVYWRLNSAFGGTTSRPFIVGDLPELIETESNSTIETAELITLPVTINGQVSGERDTDYFRFNLNAGEFVVCEVMAGRIASPLDPLVKLLDGDGSPLTPRQIYIGSDPVLTYRAETDGEYLLRVANVTFHGSPAHVYRVDVTNQPRIHFAVPTGGQAGTTQEVELNLLAGTETQVVRRKIDFPDEPGEFVYRDAELNSSVLLVADESPNSAEIEPNDDLPSAMMITLPQTVTGRFLSASDEDWFRFVAQKEDQLQITCRAFPPGTAAMPNVTVTDDQEKTLAEARSVTSTAGVCRILWTAPNSGTFYVKIRDLRKGSRGGSDFLYRLSAVPANPDFAVKLNSDNIGVVQGSQSKVDISVERLGGFNSAIALEFEGLPEGCTITNAEIPAGANSVTVELAVTEEVPVSCTPVKLTGRAQVDGHMLERIARGRHLGVDSEGVSVGSPVIEQLHLTVLHKPLFRLVCSEAYHYGHRGTVFPYPMEVERLDGFDGKIIVQRADRQNSDMDGIQIWNAVIPSGSSTVDVPIYMPESMHINVQPQSQLYSQAFAHFKDKHGRDQSILVVAEKRNMMRTLPPVVKLQAVDQQVSAECGGTVQCRLHLERTSNFPGPMEVELLDPTDGFAAEPFKIPGGESDVQVAIQVPTTLESGALIPLVFRARGDLDERVEVITEASVAVRVE; encoded by the coding sequence GTGCCGCGTTGTGTTTTATGTTTTATGTTGCTTGTCGGCGCATTGGGAACTGTCGACCAGGCCAACGCACAGGCGGTTCCCAGTAAAGCACTGAGCAGCACACACATCTTTCCGGCCGGCGCACAACGCGGAACGGATGTCGGCCTGCGTATCGGCGCTGAATGCAGCCCGCCCGGGACGAAGTTTTCGATGATCGGAAAGGGGCTGAACGCGACGTCCGTCCTGACAGAAGAACTTTCACCGCTCGGCGAGCCGTCGCCACGTCGTCTGCCAACTCTTACTGCGATATCATATCCACGCGAATGGGCGGGCAGTGTTTCGATTGCAAAAGACGCTCCACTCGGCCCGGTCTATTGGCGATTGAACAGCGCGTTCGGTGGTACCACCTCGCGACCGTTTATCGTTGGTGACCTGCCTGAACTGATCGAAACCGAATCCAATTCCACCATCGAAACAGCTGAGCTCATCACATTGCCGGTGACGATCAATGGTCAGGTGAGCGGTGAACGCGACACGGATTACTTTCGTTTTAACCTGAATGCCGGAGAATTCGTCGTCTGCGAAGTGATGGCTGGCAGAATCGCCTCACCGCTGGATCCACTGGTTAAACTGCTGGACGGGGACGGAAGTCCGCTGACCCCTCGACAGATTTATATCGGCAGTGATCCGGTTTTGACGTACCGGGCGGAGACCGACGGTGAGTACCTGTTGCGCGTGGCAAACGTCACTTTCCATGGCAGTCCGGCCCACGTTTATCGGGTGGATGTCACAAATCAGCCTCGTATTCATTTCGCGGTTCCAACCGGGGGACAGGCTGGAACCACACAGGAAGTCGAACTCAATTTGCTGGCAGGCACCGAAACGCAAGTCGTTCGGCGGAAAATTGACTTCCCCGACGAGCCCGGTGAGTTTGTTTATCGGGATGCGGAACTAAACAGCTCTGTCTTACTCGTAGCGGATGAATCGCCAAATTCAGCAGAGATTGAACCGAACGACGATCTACCGTCGGCGATGATGATCACACTGCCACAAACGGTCACCGGCCGGTTTCTGTCGGCGTCAGATGAAGACTGGTTCAGATTCGTTGCGCAAAAGGAAGATCAACTGCAGATCACCTGTCGAGCGTTTCCACCTGGCACGGCCGCCATGCCCAACGTTACTGTCACCGACGATCAGGAAAAAACACTCGCTGAAGCACGAAGCGTGACGTCGACAGCTGGCGTTTGTCGCATCCTCTGGACAGCTCCAAACAGTGGCACGTTCTACGTCAAAATCCGTGACCTTCGGAAAGGCTCCCGTGGTGGCTCCGACTTTCTGTATCGACTGTCGGCTGTTCCGGCAAATCCGGATTTCGCTGTTAAATTGAACTCAGACAATATTGGTGTCGTACAGGGTTCTCAGTCAAAAGTCGATATTTCGGTCGAACGCCTGGGAGGGTTCAACAGCGCTATCGCGCTGGAATTTGAAGGGCTGCCCGAAGGTTGCACGATTACCAATGCTGAAATTCCTGCAGGCGCCAACAGCGTAACGGTAGAACTGGCGGTAACTGAAGAGGTTCCTGTTTCCTGTACACCAGTCAAACTGACGGGGCGAGCACAGGTTGACGGTCATATGCTTGAACGTATCGCTCGTGGCCGACATCTGGGAGTTGACAGTGAAGGAGTGAGTGTCGGGAGCCCCGTAATCGAGCAACTTCATTTGACGGTACTGCACAAACCGCTGTTCCGTCTGGTTTGCTCGGAAGCATATCACTACGGACATCGTGGCACCGTGTTTCCATACCCGATGGAAGTTGAACGACTTGATGGTTTTGACGGAAAAATTATTGTCCAGCGTGCTGATCGGCAAAACAGCGACATGGATGGCATACAAATCTGGAACGCCGTAATCCCTTCAGGGAGCTCAACTGTAGATGTGCCGATCTACATGCCCGAATCAATGCACATCAATGTGCAACCGCAGTCACAACTCTATTCGCAGGCGTTTGCGCATTTCAAAGACAAACATGGTCGGGATCAATCCATCCTGGTGGTAGCTGAAAAGCGAAACATGATGCGTACGTTGCCGCCCGTGGTGAAACTGCAGGCAGTCGATCAGCAGGTCTCCGCTGAATGTGGTGGTACGGTCCAATGTCGATTGCACCTCGAACGTACCTCAAATTTTCCCGGGCCGATGGAAGTCGAGTTACTGGACCCAACTGACGGCTTTGCGGCGGAACCGTTTAAAATTCCGGGCGGTGAATCTGATGTCCAGGTAGCGATTCAGGTCCCAACAACGTTGGAGTCGGGAGCACTGATTCCCCTTGTGTTCAGGGCACGCGGTGACTTGGACGAGCGGGTCGAAGTCATTACAGAGGCTTCCGTTGCCGTACGCGTGGAATAG
- a CDS encoding DUF1501 domain-containing protein — protein MFSNYCDGVDRRQFLKVGAVGGLSMAEVLRLQKLCANGAEQKDLNCIFMFIVGGMPQQDMWDLKPDAPSGIRGDFDPIDTAVSGIQIGDVLPQISKVTDKFAILRSLTHGDSDHGRGIHTMMTGQKAGVGDFNGRTNNNQHPCIGSMVAKLGRPGGLPPYISVPNFQASGGPSFLGPSYGPFVIDADPAAPEFAVRDITLPASVTVDQSQRRRAALRELNRFERRVEKVSGQVKALDGFYEKAYQLMTSQKAKEAFDIDRESEATRERYGMTSIGQCSLLARRLVEAGCRFVSIENGHWDTHRRNTWSLRELLCPSFDQAIPVLLNDLEDRGLLESTLVVVTTEFGRTPRINDLAGRDHWPNAFSILMAGGGVRGGQVIGATDKHAAEVTDRPITPQDMTATILNRMGIDHKTVVHTPLGRPIHLVDDGRPVHELFA, from the coding sequence ATGTTTTCAAATTACTGTGACGGAGTCGACCGTCGTCAATTTTTGAAAGTCGGCGCGGTTGGCGGACTCAGTATGGCCGAAGTACTGCGTTTGCAAAAATTATGCGCGAACGGTGCTGAGCAAAAAGACCTGAACTGCATTTTCATGTTCATTGTGGGTGGAATGCCGCAGCAGGACATGTGGGACCTGAAACCAGATGCGCCGTCCGGAATTCGAGGTGACTTTGATCCCATTGACACGGCTGTTTCAGGAATTCAAATCGGCGACGTGTTGCCCCAGATTTCGAAGGTGACGGACAAGTTTGCAATTCTTCGCAGCCTGACCCACGGTGATTCGGATCACGGACGCGGTATTCACACCATGATGACCGGCCAAAAGGCAGGAGTGGGGGACTTCAACGGCAGAACCAACAACAATCAGCATCCATGTATTGGTTCGATGGTCGCCAAGCTGGGCCGCCCAGGCGGATTACCCCCTTATATCTCAGTCCCAAATTTCCAGGCCAGTGGTGGTCCATCGTTTCTTGGGCCAAGTTACGGTCCCTTTGTGATTGACGCAGATCCGGCGGCACCTGAATTCGCCGTACGTGACATCACTCTGCCTGCCAGTGTGACCGTTGATCAAAGCCAGCGACGTCGTGCGGCATTGCGGGAATTGAATCGTTTTGAACGTCGTGTGGAGAAGGTCAGTGGACAGGTCAAGGCACTCGACGGTTTCTACGAGAAGGCTTACCAACTGATGACGTCACAGAAGGCCAAAGAGGCCTTCGACATCGATCGTGAATCAGAGGCGACACGGGAGCGATACGGTATGACCAGTATCGGCCAGTGCAGTTTACTGGCTCGTCGCCTGGTTGAAGCCGGATGCCGCTTTGTCAGTATCGAAAACGGCCACTGGGATACGCATCGACGGAATACATGGAGCCTTCGTGAATTGCTGTGCCCCAGCTTTGATCAGGCAATTCCGGTGCTGCTGAACGACCTGGAGGATCGTGGGCTACTGGAATCAACATTGGTCGTGGTGACCACCGAATTTGGTCGGACTCCACGAATCAACGACCTGGCCGGTCGTGACCACTGGCCGAACGCATTTTCAATCCTGATGGCTGGCGGCGGTGTCCGAGGCGGTCAGGTAATCGGCGCAACCGATAAACATGCAGCAGAAGTCACCGATCGCCCGATCACGCCGCAGGATATGACGGCTACGATTCTCAACAGGATGGGAATTGATCACAAAACGGTCGTTCATACTCCGCTCGGACGACCCATTCATCTGGTGGATGATGGCCGACCGGTCCACGAACTGTTTGCATAG
- a CDS encoding DUF1553 domain-containing protein has translation MIPSNFHIMEELPVKWSSLATLILLMLWSPAVSSGVQKAPPQQATSLEISPSKIVIGGSNRRQQILVTALAATDRRFDATHQAEFEFVNPEFARIDGATIIGVVDGHTELLVRHAGLTARVSVEVSDISQYPPVNFQNDVIPLLSKLGCNSGGCHGKQSGQNGFKLSVFGFDAYSDYDALVREGRGRRVFPGDPAQSLLLLKATGLKPHGGGQRTAPDSQESELLNAWIEQGMPWGDEEAPQLTNIQVEPMDRVLDMQSEQQILVTAVYSDGGRRDVTSATTYTSNSDVVANVDADGRIQTGTAPGEAAITVNYMGAVGAVRVIVPRSSMADGFPDPIVNNQIDELVWTKLNKLGIAPSDLADDGRFLRRVFLHTIGTLPSPKEVLAFLSDRSTDKRQSIVDAVLQREEYSEYWGLKFSDILMVNEKKLGARGAYEFDNWLREQFRTNRPYDEWVRELVTATGNSGKYGPVNFYRAMRTPENLTKSISQAFLGIRMDCAQCHHHPFEKWGQSDFYGMTGFFGGVQRKSLNPGRELVYYGSYSPATMPLSGEVVETRPPGGSAPENLESGDPRVYLAEWMTSPENPYFARLIVNRIWKHFMGRGLIEPEDDFRSTNPATNEPLLDFLTDELVRKNYDLKSVMRLIMNSRVYQLSSKSNDTNFEDEQNYSHFLVERIPAEVLLDSVSQVTGSPERFAGMPHGTRAIQLWDNRMPSYFLDTFGRSERLSACECGKSGEPTMAQALHLMNAPEIDDKISDPNGRVARLVTAGRTQDEIVRELCLASLSRLPNKKEIQVANELFAQATPEQAAGDFLWSLLNSYDFLFVR, from the coding sequence ATGATTCCTTCTAATTTCCATATTATGGAAGAATTGCCGGTGAAGTGGTCCTCACTTGCAACTTTGATTCTGCTGATGCTCTGGTCACCTGCTGTGAGCAGCGGTGTGCAGAAGGCTCCGCCCCAACAGGCCACATCGCTGGAGATCTCACCGTCAAAGATTGTGATCGGGGGGTCAAATCGACGACAGCAAATTCTTGTCACAGCATTAGCCGCAACCGACCGCCGGTTTGACGCGACCCATCAGGCTGAATTCGAATTCGTCAACCCTGAATTTGCCCGTATTGATGGCGCGACCATCATTGGGGTTGTGGATGGTCATACCGAATTATTGGTTCGCCATGCCGGGCTGACAGCACGTGTTTCAGTCGAAGTTTCAGACATTAGTCAATATCCCCCGGTCAATTTTCAAAACGACGTGATCCCCCTGCTGTCCAAACTTGGTTGCAACAGCGGTGGATGCCACGGCAAACAGTCCGGGCAAAATGGTTTCAAACTGTCAGTGTTTGGATTTGACGCGTATTCAGATTATGACGCCCTTGTGAGAGAAGGTCGCGGGCGCCGCGTATTTCCAGGTGATCCGGCACAAAGTCTTCTGCTGTTAAAGGCCACTGGACTTAAACCACACGGTGGCGGTCAGCGAACAGCTCCGGATTCACAGGAATCCGAACTGCTCAACGCCTGGATTGAACAGGGAATGCCGTGGGGTGACGAGGAAGCACCTCAACTGACAAACATTCAGGTCGAGCCGATGGATCGCGTGCTGGACATGCAGTCTGAACAGCAAATTCTGGTTACCGCCGTTTATTCAGACGGCGGCCGTCGAGACGTGACGTCGGCCACAACTTACACCAGCAATTCCGATGTTGTTGCAAATGTTGATGCCGACGGTCGGATACAGACGGGTACAGCGCCGGGTGAGGCAGCGATTACGGTGAACTATATGGGTGCTGTAGGAGCCGTGCGAGTGATCGTACCGCGAAGCAGCATGGCCGATGGATTTCCCGACCCGATCGTCAACAATCAGATCGATGAACTGGTTTGGACAAAACTGAACAAACTGGGCATCGCGCCTTCAGACCTTGCTGACGATGGCAGATTCCTGAGGCGTGTCTTTCTTCATACGATTGGAACGTTGCCGTCTCCAAAAGAAGTCCTCGCGTTTCTTTCCGACCGTTCCACGGATAAGCGTCAAAGCATCGTAGACGCAGTACTTCAGCGGGAGGAATATTCGGAATACTGGGGACTGAAATTTTCCGACATCCTGATGGTCAATGAAAAGAAACTCGGTGCACGAGGGGCCTACGAGTTCGATAACTGGCTGCGCGAACAGTTTCGGACAAATCGCCCCTATGACGAGTGGGTCCGGGAACTTGTCACAGCCACAGGTAATTCGGGCAAGTACGGTCCTGTTAACTTCTACCGCGCCATGCGAACACCGGAGAACCTGACAAAGTCAATCAGCCAGGCATTTCTGGGCATCCGAATGGACTGTGCTCAATGCCACCACCATCCATTTGAGAAATGGGGACAGTCAGATTTTTATGGCATGACGGGTTTTTTCGGCGGTGTACAGCGAAAGTCTCTGAACCCGGGGCGCGAACTGGTTTACTACGGCAGCTACAGTCCGGCAACGATGCCGTTATCGGGCGAGGTGGTTGAGACTCGGCCCCCAGGCGGAAGTGCTCCGGAGAATCTCGAATCGGGCGATCCACGGGTTTATTTAGCAGAGTGGATGACATCTCCTGAGAATCCGTATTTTGCTCGCCTGATTGTGAATCGCATTTGGAAACATTTTATGGGGCGAGGTCTGATTGAACCGGAGGACGATTTTCGCTCAACAAACCCGGCCACCAATGAACCGCTTTTGGATTTTCTGACGGACGAGCTTGTCCGCAAAAATTATGATTTAAAATCCGTGATGCGATTGATCATGAATTCACGGGTCTATCAACTTTCCAGTAAATCCAACGACACGAACTTTGAAGACGAGCAAAATTACTCTCACTTTCTGGTGGAACGGATTCCGGCCGAGGTTCTGCTGGATTCGGTCTCGCAGGTGACCGGTTCACCCGAAAGGTTTGCCGGTATGCCACACGGGACGCGGGCGATTCAGTTGTGGGACAATCGCATGCCGTCCTATTTCCTCGATACCTTCGGTCGGTCTGAACGATTGTCGGCCTGTGAATGCGGCAAGTCGGGCGAGCCAACAATGGCCCAGGCACTGCATTTAATGAACGCTCCGGAGATCGATGATAAGATTTCTGATCCCAACGGTCGTGTGGCCCGATTGGTTACTGCGGGGCGGACACAGGATGAGATCGTCCGCGAACTGTGTCTCGCATCGCTTAGCCGCCTGCCAAATAAAAAAGAAATCCAGGTTGCCAACGAATTGTTTGCCCAGGCAACACCAGAACAGGCGGCCGGAGATTTTCTTTGGTCACTACTGAATTCGTATGATTTTTTGTTTGTCCGTTAG